The following coding sequences lie in one Thermoanaerobaculia bacterium genomic window:
- a CDS encoding sucrose synthase, whose amino-acid sequence MSDGIAAYLNPRDLPELKSFLARMATTPGRIVLRNDILLGFQTYCDEKGKSAQFMKRSSVAIFLNRIQEIVTGEEYLALVFRETRARSRFFRLSSDGQFMEEISAGDYLDLKDTLTSERPFGGPLRIDMMPFYSYAPSQKDPKNIGNGIRFLNRYMSSKFFQDPGEWNVNLFKFLKLHAHRDRQLLINGSVISDFDQLYATLPRTMDWLKTMNPDTPWKNLSDRLRRQGYEPGWGNTARRVLESMELLLDLINEPDDTLLEAFISRVPAPLISRIAIVSPHGWFGQEDVLGLPDTGGQVIYILDQVRALERHIKEETRLAGLEVEPKILILTRLIPESGETSCHLPREKVANTDHAWIVRIPFRSEDGTTLPSWISRFKVWPYLERFAEEAAPLLQSEFQGRPDLIIGNYSDGNLVATLLSDKLNVIQCTIAHALEKSKYLFSDLYWKTMEADYHFSLQFTADMLSMNKSDFIITSTYQEIAGTEDELGQYESYQHFSLPGLFQVINGINLFAPKFNVIPPGVDDAIYFPFYEMERRTSHVTESLRHWIFQSEEDRILGHLENPEKPPIFTLARFDRIKNITGLIDAFGQSSLLREEYNLVFSAGKLHPEESSDPEEKDQIIRAHDLIQHYNLHGSFRWLPTLKKAEAGEAYRIMADLRGIFVQPALFEAFGLTVLEAMASGLPTFATRFGGPSEIIQHGENGHLLNTSRSELMARSLEAFHRKQEKDHEFWDSLSKKGVARIRDQYTWNLYTEKLVRLAKLYGFWRYSVSEKGKIQMDRYCDLIYRFLLKSRVKTIT is encoded by the coding sequence ATGAGTGATGGTATCGCGGCCTATCTAAATCCCAGGGACCTGCCCGAACTTAAATCCTTTCTGGCCCGGATGGCCACAACACCGGGTCGGATTGTCCTTCGAAATGACATCCTGCTCGGATTTCAGACGTACTGTGACGAGAAAGGAAAGAGCGCGCAATTCATGAAACGGTCTTCTGTTGCGATTTTTCTGAATCGGATTCAGGAGATCGTGACCGGAGAAGAGTACCTTGCGCTCGTATTTCGTGAAACCAGAGCGCGCAGTCGTTTTTTTCGGCTGAGCTCGGACGGTCAGTTCATGGAAGAGATTTCGGCAGGGGACTACCTGGATCTAAAGGATACCCTGACCTCGGAACGTCCGTTCGGAGGTCCTCTCCGAATCGACATGATGCCGTTTTACAGCTATGCCCCCTCCCAGAAAGATCCAAAAAATATCGGGAACGGCATTCGTTTCCTGAACCGGTATATGTCCAGCAAGTTCTTTCAGGATCCGGGGGAATGGAACGTTAACCTCTTTAAATTTCTCAAACTCCACGCGCACAGGGATCGTCAGCTTCTGATCAACGGTTCCGTGATTTCAGATTTCGATCAGCTCTATGCCACTCTCCCCCGCACAATGGACTGGTTAAAAACCATGAATCCCGATACACCCTGGAAAAATCTGTCAGACCGACTGAGGCGGCAGGGATACGAACCAGGATGGGGAAACACCGCCCGGCGGGTTCTTGAGTCCATGGAGCTTCTGCTGGATCTGATCAATGAACCGGACGACACCCTCCTGGAGGCTTTTATTTCCCGCGTTCCCGCACCGCTCATCTCCCGGATTGCCATCGTTTCCCCGCATGGATGGTTCGGCCAGGAAGATGTTCTCGGGCTTCCCGATACGGGTGGGCAGGTGATCTATATTCTGGATCAGGTGCGGGCCCTCGAACGTCACATCAAGGAGGAAACCCGACTGGCGGGATTGGAGGTAGAACCAAAAATCCTTATCCTGACCCGCCTGATTCCCGAATCGGGAGAAACTTCCTGCCATCTGCCCAGAGAGAAGGTCGCGAACACTGATCATGCCTGGATTGTACGAATTCCTTTCCGGTCGGAGGACGGCACCACTCTTCCCTCCTGGATCTCCCGGTTCAAAGTCTGGCCCTATCTTGAACGATTTGCGGAGGAAGCGGCCCCCCTTCTTCAAAGTGAGTTTCAGGGACGACCGGACCTGATCATCGGTAATTATTCCGATGGAAACCTCGTTGCCACGCTTCTTTCGGATAAATTAAACGTTATCCAGTGCACCATTGCCCACGCTCTGGAAAAGTCGAAATATCTCTTCTCGGATCTCTACTGGAAGACAATGGAGGCTGACTACCACTTTTCCCTTCAGTTCACCGCCGACATGCTTTCCATGAATAAATCGGATTTCATCATTACCTCCACCTACCAGGAGATTGCGGGAACAGAAGATGAACTCGGGCAATACGAATCCTACCAGCACTTTTCCCTTCCCGGTCTCTTTCAGGTGATCAACGGGATCAATCTCTTCGCTCCAAAGTTTAACGTCATCCCACCCGGAGTCGATGATGCGATCTATTTCCCTTTCTATGAAATGGAACGAAGAACCTCCCACGTGACAGAATCTCTTCGCCACTGGATTTTCCAATCAGAAGAAGACAGAATCCTGGGGCATCTCGAAAACCCGGAAAAACCCCCCATATTTACGCTCGCCCGGTTTGACCGTATCAAAAACATCACGGGTCTGATTGATGCCTTTGGTCAATCGAGTCTTCTCAGAGAAGAGTACAATCTCGTCTTTTCGGCAGGCAAACTTCATCCGGAAGAATCATCGGACCCTGAGGAGAAAGATCAGATCATCCGAGCCCACGATCTCATTCAGCATTACAATCTTCATGGGTCCTTTCGCTGGCTTCCCACTCTGAAAAAAGCAGAAGCTGGAGAGGCGTACCGAATCATGGCAGATTTGAGAGGCATCTTTGTTCAACCCGCTCTTTTCGAAGCCTTTGGTTTGACGGTGCTGGAGGCCATGGCATCCGGGCTCCCCACCTTTGCCACGCGGTTCGGAGGTCCCAGCGAAATTATTCAGCACGGGGAGAACGGCCATCTATTAAACACGTCAAGATCCGAGTTGATGGCCCGTTCCCTTGAAGCCTTCCATCGAAAACAGGAAAAGGATCATGAATTCTGGGATTCTCTATCGAAAAAGGGCGTTGCCAGGATACGGGACCAGTACACCTGGAATCTCTATACGGAAAAACTGGTACGTCTGGCAAAGCTTTATGGATTCTGGCGCTATTCCGTATCGGAGAAGGGGAAGATCCAGATGGATCGATACTGCGATCTCATCTATCGTTTTCTCCTGAAATCCCGGGTGAAAACCATAACGTAA
- a CDS encoding HAD-IIB family hydrolase has protein sequence MFSLHGLIRGENLELGRDADTGGQILYVVDLARHVSRLPGVTRVDLFTRRIQDRTVSEDYSQPVENLSDSCRIVRIGCGGKRYLRKEHLWPHLEEFVDGVVRFTRREGRKPDIVHGHYADAGIVAMRLSSYFGVPFVFTGHSLGRSKEMRLAAAGIKREEMIRKFRIDHRIAMEEKILTGVDLVITSTSQESTQQYGQYEGGTLPRFCVIPPGFNLEKFFPYVEDSARTDLDRVAHASLMDELDRFFLHPDRPLILALCRPDRRKNIGGLIEAYGKDKELQAMANIAIFAGLRKDISSMEDNERDVLTEMLLLMDKYDLYGKMAIPKRHDFEVEVPELYRIAAEKKGVFVNPALTEPFGLTIIEAAACGLPVVATHDGGPKDILSNLKNGILVDATSTKDISRAIRTLIVDEKQWRTCSKNGIVNARKIYTWDAHVRLYEKEIRLLRKSGRKRGGKGKNKAQPVADRFRDFSHLLITDIDNTLTGGKPSDLKIFLRALQDLRTRMGFGIATGRTLESTMKHLQEHHIPQPDVLITSVGSEINYGKDLACDSGWEAHISHRWDREAVLEALEGLSFLELQEKPAQRKLKVSYYMDFSRDNIAAVHHALSRRRLRYTLIHSHGSFLDILPYRASKGKAVRYLGKKWAIPLTHMITSGDSGNDEAMLRGGFKGIVVGNHAPEMKRLRGLKNLYFAKNPHTAGILEGLAHYGLVKIPKKGIQHYE, from the coding sequence ATGTTCAGCCTCCACGGACTCATCCGGGGCGAAAACCTCGAGCTCGGACGCGATGCCGACACCGGAGGCCAGATCCTCTACGTTGTCGATCTTGCCCGCCACGTCAGCCGTCTTCCAGGCGTGACCCGGGTCGATCTCTTTACCCGCCGCATCCAGGATCGAACCGTATCCGAAGACTATTCGCAACCTGTTGAAAATCTATCCGATTCCTGCAGGATTGTCCGAATCGGGTGCGGAGGCAAACGGTATCTTCGCAAGGAACATCTCTGGCCCCACCTTGAAGAATTTGTGGACGGGGTTGTCCGTTTCACTCGAAGAGAAGGCCGGAAACCCGATATTGTCCATGGACACTACGCCGACGCAGGAATTGTTGCCATGCGCCTTTCTTCCTACTTTGGCGTTCCTTTTGTCTTTACGGGTCACTCTCTGGGGCGGTCCAAGGAGATGAGGCTTGCTGCCGCAGGCATAAAAAGAGAGGAGATGATTCGTAAATTCAGAATTGACCACCGCATTGCGATGGAGGAGAAAATCCTCACCGGTGTCGATCTTGTGATTACGAGCACCAGCCAGGAATCCACACAGCAGTACGGACAGTATGAGGGAGGAACGCTTCCCCGATTTTGCGTAATTCCCCCCGGTTTCAACCTGGAAAAGTTCTTTCCCTATGTTGAAGATTCCGCGCGAACGGACCTGGATCGAGTCGCACATGCCTCGCTTATGGATGAATTGGACCGTTTCTTTCTCCACCCGGACCGACCGTTAATCCTTGCCCTATGCAGGCCGGATCGAAGGAAAAATATCGGAGGACTGATCGAGGCCTATGGAAAGGATAAAGAGCTTCAGGCCATGGCAAACATTGCCATCTTTGCCGGACTTCGAAAAGATATCTCCTCCATGGAGGATAATGAGCGGGATGTCCTGACTGAGATGCTTCTCCTGATGGACAAATATGACCTGTATGGAAAGATGGCCATCCCCAAACGTCATGACTTTGAGGTGGAGGTACCCGAGCTCTACCGAATTGCAGCGGAAAAGAAGGGAGTCTTTGTTAACCCCGCCCTGACAGAACCCTTTGGACTGACAATTATCGAAGCGGCCGCCTGCGGTCTTCCTGTTGTGGCCACCCATGACGGGGGTCCGAAGGATATTCTCTCCAACCTCAAGAACGGAATCTTGGTGGATGCAACATCAACGAAAGATATTTCCAGGGCCATTCGAACTCTGATCGTAGATGAGAAGCAGTGGCGTACCTGTTCGAAAAACGGTATCGTCAACGCCCGGAAAATCTACACATGGGATGCCCACGTCAGGCTGTACGAGAAAGAAATCAGGCTCCTTCGCAAATCAGGCCGAAAGAGAGGCGGAAAAGGGAAGAACAAGGCCCAGCCCGTTGCGGATCGCTTCAGAGATTTTTCCCACCTCCTGATCACCGATATCGACAACACACTCACAGGTGGAAAACCGTCCGATTTGAAAATTTTTCTCCGGGCTCTCCAGGATCTTCGAACCCGCATGGGGTTCGGAATCGCAACGGGGAGAACCCTTGAATCCACCATGAAACACCTTCAAGAACACCACATTCCTCAACCCGATGTCCTGATCACCTCCGTGGGAAGCGAAATCAACTATGGGAAAGATCTTGCCTGCGACTCCGGCTGGGAGGCCCACATCTCCCATCGATGGGACCGAGAGGCCGTGCTCGAAGCGCTGGAGGGGCTATCCTTTCTTGAGCTCCAGGAAAAACCGGCTCAAAGAAAACTGAAGGTCAGTTACTACATGGACTTCTCCAGGGACAATATCGCAGCCGTTCATCACGCCCTCTCCCGACGCCGCCTTCGATATACCCTGATTCATTCCCACGGCTCATTCCTGGACATCCTTCCCTACCGAGCCTCAAAAGGTAAAGCTGTCCGTTACCTTGGAAAAAAATGGGCCATCCCTCTGACCCATATGATCACCAGCGGAGATTCCGGTAACGATGAAGCCATGCTGAGGGGTGGGTTCAAGGGGATCGTTGTGGGTAACCATGCACCGGAAATGAAACGGCTTCGCGGTCTGAAAAATCTCTATTTCGCGAAAAATCCCCATACGGCAGGTATCCTTGAAGGCCTTGCGCATTATGGTCTGGTGAAAATCCCAAAGAAGGGGATTCAACATTATGAGTGA
- a CDS encoding PfkB family carbohydrate kinase: MEPEIQTTPSALTFGEVLFDHFGDEKRPGGAPFNVACHIRAFGTPCTFFSRVGQDPDGKDILTLLRDLNFPQEGIQIDPDYPTGQVLVTVDHKGIPSYDILTDQAYDYLEYTPTLSRLVQNGPGLICFGTLLQRTPRGAGLTRLIWENRPPKTFLLYDVNLRKGQWSKEHVLASLHASNGVKWNDEEEKIIAECSGYSGPLSDFPYFALSRYDLTWIARTRGSEGSDLFLSDRTFSISPERDVPIMDTVGAGDAYTAVLAVGILRRWKFQNILHRATEFASRICGIRGAIPHDPSIYHELMSRWEESCE, translated from the coding sequence GTGGAGCCCGAAATCCAGACAACACCTTCAGCGCTTACCTTCGGGGAAGTCCTCTTTGATCACTTTGGAGATGAAAAACGTCCTGGAGGTGCACCCTTTAATGTTGCCTGCCACATTCGCGCATTTGGGACTCCCTGCACCTTCTTCAGCCGAGTCGGACAGGATCCGGACGGCAAAGACATTCTCACCCTCCTCAGGGATCTCAATTTTCCCCAGGAGGGGATTCAGATCGATCCAGACTACCCGACCGGACAGGTCCTGGTCACGGTTGACCATAAAGGCATCCCCTCCTATGACATCCTCACCGATCAAGCCTATGACTATCTGGAATACACTCCAACCCTCTCCCGCCTCGTTCAAAACGGGCCGGGGCTTATCTGCTTCGGAACCCTGCTCCAGCGGACACCGCGTGGAGCCGGCCTGACCCGTCTCATCTGGGAGAACCGCCCTCCTAAAACCTTTCTTCTCTATGATGTCAACCTCCGAAAGGGACAGTGGTCCAAAGAGCATGTTCTTGCTTCCCTCCATGCATCCAATGGAGTCAAGTGGAATGACGAAGAAGAGAAGATCATTGCAGAATGTTCCGGGTACTCGGGACCCTTATCGGACTTCCCCTATTTCGCACTTTCCCGGTATGATCTGACGTGGATCGCGAGAACCCGGGGTTCGGAGGGAAGCGATCTTTTTCTTTCCGATAGAACCTTCTCCATATCCCCGGAACGGGATGTTCCCATAATGGATACGGTCGGTGCGGGAGACGCCTACACAGCAGTTCTGGCGGTTGGAATTCTGAGGCGCTGGAAGTTTCAGAACATACTGCACCGGGCGACGGAATTCGCATCCAGAATATGTGGAATTCGGGGAGCCATTCCGCACGACCCTTCCATTTATCATGAACTGATGTCCCGCTGGGAGGAATCCTGTGAGTGA
- a CDS encoding Hsp20/alpha crystallin family protein — translation MTIRRWMPYNEVGTLRGRMDRLFDDFLSDWFTSGREGSRELSFYPPVDIKESKDAIHVSMEVPGVKKEDIAVELNDNTLTIKGERNFQKEEEGETFHRVERSYGSFTRAFTLSCPVEREKIEANYKDGVLSLRLPKCEEAKPKKISIKG, via the coding sequence ATGACCATCAGACGTTGGATGCCGTACAATGAAGTGGGAACCCTTCGAGGCAGAATGGATCGCCTCTTTGATGACTTCCTCTCCGACTGGTTTACCTCGGGACGCGAAGGATCCAGGGAACTGTCGTTCTACCCGCCCGTTGACATCAAGGAATCCAAGGATGCGATCCATGTCTCCATGGAAGTTCCAGGAGTCAAGAAGGAAGATATCGCCGTAGAGCTGAATGACAACACCCTCACCATCAAGGGCGAACGTAACTTTCAGAAAGAAGAGGAAGGCGAAACCTTTCATCGCGTGGAGCGCTCTTACGGATCCTTCACCCGCGCCTTTACCCTCTCCTGCCCGGTGGAACGGGAAAAAATCGAAGCCAACTACAAGGACGGCGTTCTCTCCCTCCGCCTTCCCAAATGCGAAGAGGCAAAGCCAAAGAAGATTTCCATCAAGGGCTAA
- a CDS encoding DUF4203 domain-containing protein, whose protein sequence is MAFPSLQALISGFTLMTLLVGLIIGLFGYRLLKLTLGLLGFIVGAYLLGYLASAMLPGRQAFVIVAAFVGGLFGALFLVFVYKVGLFILGLLAGGAIGAVVAAPFQDSQALLIVAVFAVGGAVTAILVQKVVLIVATSVVGSWLVMTCIIQWLGLTTDPLGWFTRSDLLNVRNTLSFLTVLAWLTLMGACAVFQFHRRRPAEPN, encoded by the coding sequence ATGGCGTTCCCCTCACTGCAGGCTCTTATCTCGGGCTTCACGCTCATGACCCTGCTGGTTGGTCTGATAATCGGGCTATTCGGGTATCGATTACTAAAACTGACACTAGGGCTTCTTGGTTTCATCGTTGGAGCCTACCTGCTGGGATACCTGGCTTCAGCCATGCTTCCGGGCCGGCAGGCCTTTGTCATTGTTGCAGCCTTTGTAGGCGGGCTGTTCGGTGCGCTTTTTCTGGTTTTTGTTTACAAAGTCGGCCTCTTTATCCTGGGTCTCCTGGCCGGAGGTGCCATTGGAGCCGTCGTGGCCGCACCATTCCAGGATTCGCAGGCCCTGCTGATCGTGGCGGTTTTTGCCGTCGGTGGTGCTGTCACCGCGATTCTTGTCCAGAAGGTTGTCCTGATTGTGGCTACCTCCGTTGTCGGCTCGTGGCTCGTCATGACATGCATTATTCAATGGCTTGGACTCACGACCGATCCCCTGGGATGGTTTACCCGATCCGATCTGCTTAATGTGCGGAACACCCTTTCATTCCTGACGGTTCTTGCTTGGCTGACCCTGATGGGGGCCTGTGCCGTCTTTCAGTTTCATCGTCGAAGACCTGCTGAACCAAACTGA
- a CDS encoding DUF3347 domain-containing protein: MKFITFSLILLCFSLSAAAASTITDELLPSYFKIRESLAGDSIKGVTDAAKELSQLSQSYLKEKARDESVVKDAESIRTCSEKIARAGLEDARVLFKDLSKALIRLHGQLPGNTAVVTYYCSMAPGSWMQATDDIGNPYYGSKMLRCGKKIESRPINNDGK; this comes from the coding sequence ATGAAGTTCATCACTTTTTCGCTCATTCTTTTATGTTTCAGCCTGTCCGCTGCAGCGGCTTCAACCATCACCGACGAGCTTCTTCCATCCTATTTCAAAATCCGCGAAAGCCTCGCAGGAGATTCCATCAAAGGCGTCACCGATGCGGCGAAGGAGCTGTCTCAACTATCCCAAAGCTACCTGAAGGAGAAGGCCCGGGATGAATCGGTTGTCAAGGACGCGGAATCGATTCGGACGTGTTCGGAAAAGATCGCCAGGGCAGGACTGGAAGATGCCAGAGTCCTCTTTAAAGACCTCTCCAAAGCCCTGATCCGCCTCCATGGCCAACTTCCTGGAAATACCGCCGTGGTGACCTATTACTGTTCCATGGCCCCGGGGTCCTGGATGCAGGCCACGGACGATATCGGCAACCCATACTATGGAAGCAAGATGCTCCGATGCGGAAAAAAAATCGAATCCCGCCCGATCAACAATGATGGAAAATGA
- a CDS encoding CusA/CzcA family heavy metal efflux RND transporter — protein sequence MLRRIIEWSLRNQTMMVIAVLLAVLGGIWAVRTTRLDAIPDLSDVQVIIYTDYPGQGPQVVQDQVTYPITTTMLSVPHARVVRGYSYFGFSFVYVIFEDGTDLYWARSRVLEYLSGLTSRLPSGVSPQLGPDATGVGWAFMYVLNSPVRDLSELRSIQDYYLKYGLISLEGVSEVASMGGFIRQYQVEVDPVKLRAFAVSLRTVKQAIQRSNRDVGGRLVEMSEKEFMVRGLGYIKEISDLESISLGTGPGGTPLTLKDVAHITIGPEIRRGLAEWNGEGETVGGIIVVRSGADTMETIQRVKKRLEELKQGLPDDVTVSVGYDRTALIQRSIRTLTRTLIEESIIVALICILFLFHVRSSLVAIFSIPVSILIAFIVMRIQGLGANIMSLGGIAISIGVLVDASIVMVENAHKHYEEWRGKKSHFEIILDSSREVGPTLFFTLLVITISFLPVFTLQAQEGRLFRPLAFTKTYAMAASSILAVTIIPILMFWFVRGKIHSEATHPVSKLLHRLYTPVLQTVLHRRWLILLGALLLMAITWIPFQHIGSEFMPPLWEGDLLYMPTTFPGISITKAKELLQQTDKIIRSFPEVDSVLGKVGRADTATDPAPLSMIETTIRLKDPSAWRPGMTRERLIEELNRAIQIPGLTNAWTMPIKTRIDMLSTGIKTPVGIKVAGPDLRELERIAREIEAVVRPLKGTLSAYAERVMGGNYIDIQIDREAAARYGVVVEDIQDVVSSAIGGMNVSWTVEGLERYPINVRYPRDFRDNLEALGQTLVSAPSGAQVPLSYLADIRIHQGPPMIKSENARPNAWIYVDLRGIDVGSWIRSARETLSKSVILPDGYSLEWSGQYEYMERAKNRLLVIVPITLFLIILILYLSTKSWIKTLIVLLAVPFSLVGAVWLMYLLGYNWSIAVWVGLIALAGLDAETGVVMLLYLDIAYDRWKRDGRMATYRDLTEAVHHGAVQRIRPKMMTVVTTFIALVPILWATGTGADVMKRIAAPMVGGILTSFIGELIVYPAIYFIWRSIPLKRENPMT from the coding sequence ATGCTTCGTCGAATTATAGAATGGTCCCTTCGAAATCAGACAATGATGGTGATTGCCGTCCTCCTTGCTGTTCTGGGCGGAATCTGGGCTGTCCGGACCACCCGTCTCGACGCCATACCCGACCTTTCCGATGTCCAGGTCATTATCTATACCGATTATCCGGGGCAGGGTCCCCAGGTCGTACAGGATCAGGTCACCTATCCCATCACGACAACCATGCTTTCCGTACCCCACGCCAGGGTGGTTCGCGGTTATTCCTACTTTGGTTTTTCCTTTGTCTATGTGATCTTTGAAGACGGTACCGACCTGTACTGGGCCCGTTCCCGTGTTCTTGAGTATCTTTCCGGACTGACATCCCGTCTTCCTTCCGGTGTTTCTCCCCAGCTGGGTCCCGACGCCACAGGTGTGGGATGGGCCTTTATGTATGTATTAAACTCTCCAGTCCGGGATCTTTCCGAACTCCGCTCGATTCAGGATTACTACCTCAAATACGGTCTTATCTCTCTGGAAGGCGTATCGGAAGTCGCCTCGATGGGAGGGTTTATCCGACAGTATCAGGTGGAAGTCGATCCGGTCAAACTGCGGGCCTTTGCCGTTTCTCTTCGAACCGTCAAGCAGGCCATTCAACGATCCAACCGGGATGTCGGGGGGAGGCTTGTCGAAATGAGCGAAAAGGAGTTCATGGTGCGGGGCCTGGGCTACATCAAGGAGATCTCCGATCTGGAATCGATCTCCCTGGGCACGGGACCCGGAGGTACTCCTCTGACCCTCAAGGATGTCGCCCACATCACGATCGGGCCGGAAATTCGACGGGGCCTCGCCGAATGGAACGGAGAGGGAGAAACGGTCGGCGGGATCATCGTGGTCCGTTCCGGGGCAGACACGATGGAAACCATACAGCGTGTCAAGAAGCGCCTCGAGGAACTCAAGCAGGGATTGCCCGATGACGTTACGGTTTCCGTAGGGTACGACCGGACCGCATTGATTCAGCGATCGATTCGAACCCTCACCCGCACCCTGATCGAAGAATCGATCATTGTCGCACTGATCTGTATTCTCTTTCTCTTTCACGTCCGATCCTCTCTTGTTGCGATCTTCTCAATCCCGGTCTCCATTTTGATTGCCTTCATCGTCATGCGTATCCAGGGCCTGGGTGCCAACATCATGTCCCTGGGAGGCATCGCAATTTCCATTGGTGTTCTGGTGGACGCCTCCATTGTCATGGTAGAAAATGCACATAAACATTACGAGGAGTGGCGCGGAAAGAAGAGTCACTTTGAAATCATCCTGGACTCCTCCCGTGAGGTAGGTCCGACCCTCTTCTTTACGCTCCTCGTCATCACCATCTCGTTTCTGCCGGTCTTTACGCTTCAGGCCCAGGAGGGGAGACTCTTTCGTCCCCTTGCTTTTACGAAAACCTATGCCATGGCGGCCTCTTCGATTCTGGCCGTTACCATCATTCCCATCCTCATGTTCTGGTTTGTTCGAGGCAAAATTCACAGCGAAGCCACGCACCCCGTTTCAAAGCTTCTTCACAGGCTCTATACTCCCGTCCTTCAAACCGTCCTCCACCGTCGATGGCTGATTCTCCTTGGAGCTCTCCTTCTTATGGCCATCACCTGGATTCCCTTCCAGCATATCGGATCGGAATTCATGCCCCCCCTCTGGGAAGGGGATCTTCTCTATATGCCCACGACCTTTCCCGGGATCTCCATTACCAAGGCAAAGGAACTTCTTCAGCAAACGGACAAGATCATTCGATCGTTCCCGGAGGTAGATTCCGTTTTGGGAAAGGTCGGCCGGGCCGACACCGCAACAGACCCGGCACCTCTTTCCATGATTGAAACGACGATCCGCCTCAAGGATCCCTCTGCTTGGCGTCCGGGAATGACCAGAGAAAGGCTGATTGAGGAACTCAACCGGGCCATCCAGATTCCCGGTCTCACCAACGCCTGGACCATGCCCATCAAGACCCGGATCGATATGCTCTCCACGGGAATTAAAACACCGGTCGGAATCAAAGTCGCAGGCCCAGACCTCCGGGAACTGGAACGCATTGCCAGGGAAATCGAAGCTGTCGTAAGGCCCCTGAAGGGAACCCTCTCCGCTTACGCAGAACGTGTCATGGGTGGGAACTATATCGATATTCAGATTGATCGAGAAGCGGCCGCTCGATACGGTGTAGTGGTGGAGGACATCCAGGATGTCGTTTCATCCGCCATTGGGGGCATGAATGTTTCCTGGACGGTGGAGGGGCTGGAAAGGTACCCCATCAATGTCCGTTACCCCAGGGATTTTCGAGACAATCTGGAGGCTCTGGGTCAAACTCTCGTTTCTGCACCATCCGGAGCCCAGGTCCCCCTGAGCTACCTGGCCGACATTCGGATCCACCAGGGTCCCCCGATGATTAAATCGGAGAACGCAAGACCCAATGCATGGATCTATGTGGATCTCAGGGGAATCGACGTGGGCAGCTGGATTCGGTCCGCCAGAGAAACTCTTTCGAAAAGCGTCATCCTTCCGGATGGATACTCTCTGGAATGGTCAGGCCAGTATGAATATATGGAGCGGGCCAAAAATCGGCTTCTGGTAATTGTCCCCATTACTCTCTTTCTCATTATCCTCATTCTCTACCTTTCCACGAAATCCTGGATCAAGACCCTGATTGTTCTTCTGGCTGTGCCCTTCTCGCTCGTGGGTGCCGTGTGGCTGATGTACCTGCTCGGATATAACTGGTCCATTGCAGTTTGGGTCGGACTGATCGCCCTCGCGGGATTGGATGCGGAAACCGGTGTCGTCATGCTGCTCTATCTCGACATCGCCTACGACCGCTGGAAGAGAGACGGGCGGATGGCTACCTACCGGGACTTGACGGAGGCCGTCCACCACGGTGCCGTCCAGAGAATCCGCCCCAAGATGATGACGGTGGTGACCACGTTTATCGCCCTTGTACCGATCCTCTGGGCAACGGGAACCGGAGCAGACGTCATGAAACGGATTGCGGCGCCGATGGTGGGAGGCATTCTGACCTCCTTTATCGGTGAACTCATCGTCTATCCCGCCATCTATTTCATCTGGAGATCCATTCCCCTGAAACGGGAGAATCCCATGACGTGA